The segment AATAACGCAATTAAGCAAATTGCTTTTTATTCTCTAAATAGCGTTTTGCACATTCTGCTGCAGCAACTAAGCCGCCTGCCATCATAATAATATCTTTAATCACGAGTCGGCCAGCACCTGAGAGATATGGGAAGCCATAATTAGGTGTTGGGAAGTCCCCACCTAAATTTGGCACCCAGGTTTCTGGCGTAAATATCAGGAACGACAGCGTGACTATCGACATACCAAAGGTGAGTAAGCCTCCGAATAAACCTAATGTTGGAGACCAAATGCCTGCTAATACTAAAATACCAATTGTCACAATGATTGCGCCAATAATATAAGATGCTGTGTAGGTGCCGTTGGCTTTATGCCATTCGATATTTTTTGCGACCATTTTGCCTTCAGGGTTTTTATATAAGGTATATTCTTTTACTAAAACACCCTTATCATTTGTCACTTCATTTGCACCGTTTTTGTAAAGGAAGCTTAAGAAAGGACTATTTGACACAAAGTGTGCAATACCATCTGCCTCATATTGGCAAACTTTTAAACCTCCAATCCAAACCATCACAACACAAATGGCAATGCGGATAAAGTTAATAAATTGACGTTGCAATGGCGCAACAATATTAGCTAGCAATGTAACTAATGCACTCATGTAGAACTCCTCATATAGTTCAATTGATATTACGGGCATAATGCCCAAGAATTTTTATATAAACATTAACAATATTACTTGCTAATATTGTTGGCATTTTTTATTACTAAAATTTATATAATAAAAAAGAGATACCAATTTAGTAGTATCTCTTATTTTTGATTAATTTTCTGTGAGCAATCTCACATTATTTAAAATTCACTCTCGCATTTCTAAAAATTCGCATCCAAGCACCATCTTCAGACCAATCTTCCGGATACCATGAGTTGCTCACGGCACGGAATACACGCTCAGGGTGTGGCATCATCGCAGCAATACGACCATCGACGTTAGAAATAGCAGTAATCCCTAATGCCGAACCATTCGGGTTAGCGGGATAAGTTTCCGTCACGTTTAAATGGCTGTCGATATATTGCGCCACAATTAAGTTTTGCGCTTGAAGTGCGGTCAAATTCTCAGGTGTTTTGAATTCTACGCGACCTTCACCATGAGAAACGGCAATCGGCATATGTGAACCTGCCATGCCTTTAAACCATAATGAGTTAGTGTCGTTGATTTTCACCATTGCAGCACGCGCTTCAAAACGCTCTGATTTATTACGCACGAAACGTGGCCAGTTTTCTGCACCAGGGATGATTTCCGCAAGGGTGGAGATAAATTGACAGCCGTTACATACACCTAATGAAAGGGTGTTTTCATTGGCGAAGAATTGGCTGAACTGATCGCGTAATTGTGGGTTGAATAAAATGGATTTCGCCCAGCCGCCACCTGCGCCTAATACGTCACCGTAAGAAAAGCCACCACAGGCCACCATCGCATTGAAGTCGTTTAAGTTGTAACGGCCTGCCATTAAATCGCTCATATGAACATCAATCGCTGCAAAGCCAGCACGGTCAAAAGCGGCTGCCATTTCAACGTGGCTGTTTACGCCTTGTTCACGCAATACGGCTACTTTCGGTTTCACGCCTTTACTAATGTAAGGCGCAGCAATATCTTCATTCACATCATAGGTTAAGTAAGCGGATAAGCCTTTGTTGTCAGTGGCTTTTTTCGCTTCAAATTCTTGGTCAGCACATTCTGGGTTATCACGTAAGCGTTGCATTTGGTGAGTGAGTTCTGCCCAAATACCGCGTAATTCAGAGCGTTTTTCGCTTAATAGTTTTTTGCTGCCTCGTGTGATTTCAAAACGATCTTCTGTACTTACAGAACCAAGTTCATAAGTTAAACCAAGCAAGTCATGGGCTTTTAATACCTCACGCACCGCGCTTAATTCACTTTCTGATACTTGGATCACTGCACCTAATTCTTCATTGAATAACACGGCTAAATCATTATCGCCTAATGCAGAGATATCCATATCTACACCGCAGTTACCCGCAAATGCCATTTCTGCAAGCGTAGTGATTAAACCACCGTCTGAACGGTCGTGGTAAGCCAATAATTTACGCTCTGCCACCAATGCTTGCATTGCATCGAAGAAGTTTTTCAGTTTGGCGACACTCACCACATCGGCTGGTTTATCACCTAATTGTTTATACACTTGCGCAAGTGCGGTCGCGCCTAAGCGATTTTTTCTTTCGCCTAAATCAATCAATAATAAGCGGCTTGCACCTTTGTCTGTACGTAATTGCGGGGTCACAGTTTTGCGCACATCTTCCACTCGCGCAAAAGATGAAATCACTAAAGAAAGCGGAGCAGTAACGAATTTTTTCTCGCCATTTTCTTCCCAAGTGGTTTTCATCGACATGGAGTCTTTACCCACTGGAATGGTGATACCTAACGCAGGGCAAAGTTCTTCGCCGACTGCTTTCACCGCTTCATATAAGCCGGCATCTTCACCACCATGACCGGCTGCAGACATCCAGTTTGCAGAAAGTTTAATACGTTTAATATCGCCAATGTTGGTGCCTGCAATGTTGGTAATGGATTCAGCCACCGCTAAACGTGCAGATGCACCAAAGTCTAATAATGCCACTGGAGCACGTTCGCCCATTGCCATGGCTTCACCATGATAGCTGTCTAATGAGGCAGTTGTGACGGCAACATCAGACACCGGAATTTGCCATGGGCCGACCATTTGATCACGCGCCACCATACCGGTTACCGAACGGTCGCCAATGGTGATTAAGAAGGTTTTTTCTGCCACCACCGGTAAACGTAATACACGATGGAAGGCTTCTTTTAATTGAATATTTTCTGTTGCAAGCGGTCGATTTTCGACAGTTTTTGACGAAACCTCGCGCGTCATTTTCGGGGTTTTGCCCAATAACACATTCATTGGCAAATCAATTGGGTTATTGTCAAAATGACTATCGTGCAAGGTTAAATGTTTCTCTTCCGTTGCCTCACCAATGACCGCAAATGGCGCACGCTCACGTTCACAAAGTGCGGTAAATAATTTGAGTTTTTCTGGCGCAACCGCTAAGACATAACGTTCTTGCGATTCGTTACACCAAATTTCCAATGGTGACATGCCTTTTTCATCGCAAAGAATTGAGCGTAAATCAAATTTACCGCCACGTTCGCCATCGTGCACCAATTCAGGCATCGCGTTGGATAAACCACCCGCGCCCACATCGTGAATAAAGAGAATTGGGTTTTCTTCGCCTAATTGCCAGCAGCGGTCAATCACCTCTTGGCAGCGGCGTTCCATTTCTGGGTTTTCACGTTGAACGGAAGCAAAATCTAAATCTTCTTTTGATTTACCGCTGTCCATCGAAGAAGCTGCCCCACCGCCTAAGCCGATGTTCATGGCTGGGCCACCCAATACGATCAATTTCGCACCCACTGGTATTTCGCCTTTTTGAACGTGTTCGCCACGAATGTTACCGATACCACCGGCCAACATGATCGGTTTGTGATAACCGCGTACTTCTTCGCCATTGAAGCTGTTGACTTTCTCTTCATAGGTACGGAAATAACCCAATAACGCAGGGCGACCGAATTCATTGTTAAATGCAGCGCCACCTAATGGGCCTTCAATCATAATATCTAAGGCTGAAGCAATACGGTTTGGTTTGGAAAGTGGATTTTCCCAAGGTTGTTCAAAGTTTGGAATGATGAGGTTTGATACCGAGAAACCGGTTAAACCAGCTTTTGGTTTTGCACCTCGACCGGTTGCCCCTTCGTCACGAATCTCACCGCCAGAACCCGTTGCGGCCCCCGGGAATGGCGAAATTGCGGTTGGATGGTTGTGGGTTTCCACTTTCATTAAGATATGTGCATCTTCATTGTGATAGCGATATTGCCCATCTTGATCCGCAAAGAAACGGCCGACTTTTGAGCCTTCCATTACCGCGGCATTATCTTTATAGGCTGAAAGCACGAAATCAGGGGTTTTCTCAAAGGTGTTTTTAATCATCTTAAACAGGGATTTATCCTGTTTTTTGCCGTCAATAATCCAATCCGCATTAAAGATTTTATGACGGCAGTGCTCAGAGTTGGCTTGCGCAAACATATAAAGTTCAATATCGTGTGGATTGCGTCCTAATTGGGTAAAGTTTTCCACCAAATAATCAATTTCATCTTCTGCCAGTGCTAAACCTAATTCTACGTTGGCAGTGACTAAGGCTTCACGTCCGCCTTTTAAAATATCCACGGTTTTGAACGGTTTCGGATCTTGATGACGGAATAAAATCTCCGCATCTTGCGGATTGCGCACCACGGTTTCCATCATTCGGTCATGTAAAAGTGCGGTCAATTTTTCTGTTGTTTTTTCATCAAGCGGTTGGCTTAACTCAAAATAATACGCCAAACCACGCTCAATACGCTCCACTTCACTTAAACCACAGTTATGTGCAATATCGGTCGCTTTAGAAGACCAAGAAGAAATCGTGCCAACACGTGGAATCACGATAAAAGTTTCGCCTTTGGCTTCATGCTCTGCCAAGGTTGGTCCGTAATGTAACAATGCTTTTAGTTTTGCTTCCTGCTCGCTAACAAGCGGTCGATTTAATTCCACAAAATGCAAATATTCCGCGTAAACCGATTTCACCGGTAATTGATTTTGTTGGAATTTTTGCATTAAACCTTGAATACGGAATTCAGAAAGGGCGGGTGAGCCACGAAAAGTTTGAAACATACGGGTACCTTTGAGTTATGTTTGAGATGAAAATCGCGGGCTATTATAAAGGAAAATACGCCAAAACGAAAACGTTTGCGTCAATCATTTTCAAATGATTTTCAGTGGGAGAAAGCATATAATCATCAAGCAATTTAAAAACAATCCGAAAACTAACCGCACTTTGGGGCGCCACTATGATCATCAATGACATCAATTTCAACGATCTCTATCAA is part of the Haemophilus parainfluenzae ATCC 33392 genome and harbors:
- a CDS encoding YkgB family protein encodes the protein MSALVTLLANIVAPLQRQFINFIRIAICVVMVWIGGLKVCQYEADGIAHFVSNSPFLSFLYKNGANEVTNDKGVLVKEYTLYKNPEGKMVAKNIEWHKANGTYTASYIIGAIIVTIGILVLAGIWSPTLGLFGGLLTFGMSIVTLSFLIFTPETWVPNLGGDFPTPNYGFPYLSGAGRLVIKDIIMMAGGLVAAAECAKRYLENKKQFA
- the purL gene encoding phosphoribosylformylglycinamidine synthase, with the translated sequence MFQTFRGSPALSEFRIQGLMQKFQQNQLPVKSVYAEYLHFVELNRPLVSEQEAKLKALLHYGPTLAEHEAKGETFIVIPRVGTISSWSSKATDIAHNCGLSEVERIERGLAYYFELSQPLDEKTTEKLTALLHDRMMETVVRNPQDAEILFRHQDPKPFKTVDILKGGREALVTANVELGLALAEDEIDYLVENFTQLGRNPHDIELYMFAQANSEHCRHKIFNADWIIDGKKQDKSLFKMIKNTFEKTPDFVLSAYKDNAAVMEGSKVGRFFADQDGQYRYHNEDAHILMKVETHNHPTAISPFPGAATGSGGEIRDEGATGRGAKPKAGLTGFSVSNLIIPNFEQPWENPLSKPNRIASALDIMIEGPLGGAAFNNEFGRPALLGYFRTYEEKVNSFNGEEVRGYHKPIMLAGGIGNIRGEHVQKGEIPVGAKLIVLGGPAMNIGLGGGAASSMDSGKSKEDLDFASVQRENPEMERRCQEVIDRCWQLGEENPILFIHDVGAGGLSNAMPELVHDGERGGKFDLRSILCDEKGMSPLEIWCNESQERYVLAVAPEKLKLFTALCERERAPFAVIGEATEEKHLTLHDSHFDNNPIDLPMNVLLGKTPKMTREVSSKTVENRPLATENIQLKEAFHRVLRLPVVAEKTFLITIGDRSVTGMVARDQMVGPWQIPVSDVAVTTASLDSYHGEAMAMGERAPVALLDFGASARLAVAESITNIAGTNIGDIKRIKLSANWMSAAGHGGEDAGLYEAVKAVGEELCPALGITIPVGKDSMSMKTTWEENGEKKFVTAPLSLVISSFARVEDVRKTVTPQLRTDKGASRLLLIDLGERKNRLGATALAQVYKQLGDKPADVVSVAKLKNFFDAMQALVAERKLLAYHDRSDGGLITTLAEMAFAGNCGVDMDISALGDNDLAVLFNEELGAVIQVSESELSAVREVLKAHDLLGLTYELGSVSTEDRFEITRGSKKLLSEKRSELRGIWAELTHQMQRLRDNPECADQEFEAKKATDNKGLSAYLTYDVNEDIAAPYISKGVKPKVAVLREQGVNSHVEMAAAFDRAGFAAIDVHMSDLMAGRYNLNDFNAMVACGGFSYGDVLGAGGGWAKSILFNPQLRDQFSQFFANENTLSLGVCNGCQFISTLAEIIPGAENWPRFVRNKSERFEARAAMVKINDTNSLWFKGMAGSHMPIAVSHGEGRVEFKTPENLTALQAQNLIVAQYIDSHLNVTETYPANPNGSALGITAISNVDGRIAAMMPHPERVFRAVSNSWYPEDWSEDGAWMRIFRNARVNFK